Genomic DNA from Cololabis saira isolate AMF1-May2022 chromosome 20, fColSai1.1, whole genome shotgun sequence:
agtagtttcctctggtttagttctgctgggtgacgtcacgtcctcaatcccagtcgtggcccgcggggaatcagatccagaagatgcagctgcagagttagaggctgatgccgttaacgcagagctctaggttcacgtcaattaaaaacaaagttacatagagaaacacggggatctgctctggggctggagaagaagaagagaccatctttggatacactttcctacacagacgtggaaaagaaaacccaatgtgtcgttggaaaagaaaaagatggggagaaatgcggaaaaataaatatgttttaaactcaaattagagtcttctgtatctggaatgaatataTTCTTGACTCtgtaaggtaacaataataagataaccttgtttgaattggaaaatgggtttggctaaatacaatctttgactaaaactagactaaaatggtcatgGACAATTccgactaaaataagactaacatgctcagacttttagtcaacggaaacttgacacgactaaaaggagaatgaacgtgattaaaactaataaaaactaaaatgatagcttgacccaaagactagactaaaactaaaattgaaacagactgacagtcccAGGTCTCTGAAGGGTGAAACTTTTACTCTGGGTGTGAAGTTTAACACTTTGCTTCCCTGCAGCTCCACTCGCCGGCCCATCCGGACGTTGGGGTCAGACATTGTGCCCCATAGACTCTCAGACGGCCATCCTGATTGGAGGCCAGGGAGCCAGGATGCAGTTCTGCAAAGATCCCATGTGGAAGCTCTGCACAGGTCAGCCGATCGCCAACAAATAGATGACATGCACCGGTCTGCTATGATAGATCTAGAGGAttgtttactttctttttccCACCAGAGGACATGTCTTGGGTGGCTGCGGAGACCCTGGCGGAGGGTCCGACCCCTGAGACCCGTATCGGCCACACGGCCATCTACGACCGCGACTCCAGGCGCATCTATGTGTTCGGAGGCTCAAAGAACAAGAAGTGGTTCAACGACGTGCACATCCTGGACACGCAGAGCTGGAGGTGGAGCATGGTGGAGGTGAGTGTTTCTGCTCCGCAGGTCTGCGTCCTGTGTTTGCTCGTGCTTCACGTCCCTCTCCCGTCCCCCAGGCGCAGGGGAAGGTCCCCCCGCTGGCCTACCACAGCTGCAGCATGTTCCGGGGCGAGCTCTTCGTGCTGGGAGGCGTCTTCCCTCGCCCCAACCCGGAGCCCGACGGCTGCAGCGACTCGCTCTACATCTTCGATCCCCAGCTCTCCATCTGGTACCAGCCCATCGTCACCGGAGACAAGCCCTCCCCCCGCTCAGGGTACCGCGGCTCCACCCAAGTCGTCCTTTAACAACACAAACGCACATCTCAAGCCCTCGTCAACACCACCTTTCTGTTTCTGCTTCCAGTCACTCTGCGTGTGTGATGCAGCAGCGGTACATCTACGTGTTCGGCGGGTGGGACACTCCCGTCTGCTATGACGACATGCACATGCTGGACCTCGGTAAGCCCGACGCCAGCAGCTGGTcagggagggaaggaagttacacactcgtgtgtgtgtgtggggatgtcggttaggcctgtgttgaaaagatcgattctccaattttaaatcgattctcatattaattcctaaaaatcgattcatatgtctaaagatcgatttaaaaaaaaaaaaaaaaaaaattgttttttttcatcatttcattacaacttttggtacttttttgtttatgcccaagaaaggaatattttgttgaacacgagaataactggtgccatgtttttgcctttaaatatgtttaaaggtatgaaaacattaaagttttcagttataattgcataaattgtttatatttctttgctttatatactgtcttggggttacatttgcataaatgttaaaaaaccaaattctcataaatggggaaaaaataaaagcgatttctttcgtcctctgtttcctccctggatctgtttggtaattctgacccacatgatgtttctgaaagcagttctatcagcattctgggagctgattggtccttacagcatcattagctgcctaTACTTGCttttgaatctcaatataatactagtagtaatattttgcataactacacagtcatataattcatgcaacagctgaaaaaacagttttattaacagtaacccaaatcaatatcggatcgaattggatcgaatcaaagcgtgataatcgtttctgaatcttaagaatcggaatcgaatcgattcttgatatttgaatcgatccccagccctaatgtcGGTGCAGTCACAGcactgtttgtttgtgtttcttaGGTCTGATGGAGTTTTCTGCTGTCAAAACATCCGGGAAAGGCCCGTCTCCTCGCAGGTACACAACCGCTCAGAGAGTTCACTTAGTGGAAGCTGTTAAACCTCGTTCCCGTCGTGTGTGCTTGAAATTAATATGCAGATGTCAACaaagtgtttctgtgtgtgtgttgcagctgGCACGGCAGCGCTGTGCTCTCAGACACCAAGTTCCTCATCCACGGAGGTTACAACGGAAACAACGCCCTCAGTGACTCTTTCATCTTTGACATAGGTGAGATTTCTGACTCTGGAGGTTTTTGTTTCTGTTCCCATGTGACACGGAGCTGCGCCGTCCTGTGGCGACTGGCattcacacagacacaaaccctGCTGCCGTACCTCCATCTGTAAATCTACCGGGTCTCCAGCGGCGCTCAGTTTGAGCTGGTTAGCTAGAGTTTGAAACGGTCAGACCTGATCCAGCTCGTGTTTCTACGGCCACCTGAGTGACATCATACCCACGTCTGCAGTCAGTAAAATCAGGGAGGAAAATTAAGAAcaattaacaaaacaaaaaaaaaaaaaaagctccacctgaagcaTCAGGTGTCACTGGTTGGAGTCCCAAGACATCCAGTTAGGCTCGCATCTTTTGATGATGGAAAAGCTAATAATTGATCCTTtgttaagccccgcccccgttgctaggtcagACAAACCTTTCATCTCTTCCATTCACTTCCATTGTATTTCTAATAAATTATTGGagcaaagaaaatcaacagcaactagatataaataaaaagtgagTTGGTGAGTTCAAACAACTGAGGTTTGTAGCGAAAACTAGATATTTGGATTAGTTTAGCTAATAGCATGGTGTAAGGGTTGAACCATCCACatttatccaaagcagacatttctTGTGATTTACCACTGGTTTTgagatgaaatgtattcctgtgattctctctgggtagcgggtgtcacttttacaaccatttaaccattttaagataaataaataaaatgctttCGGCGTTGTGGCTACATTTCTGCcggtttggggataaaaatacgctgcaccctCACTACACTGTGTGCCGTGTGTTCCCAAGTGTTCCTTGTACAAATACaatgttttagaaaaaaaataatccagtgatttaaattttgataCAAGACAAGTAAAAACTacgctttttccattgatgtaaACGAGAGAGACGGCAGTTTTGTCCGAACAGAAATTCTGGCCCTGATGTAGCGATGGAgaatgatttttctgattggtcagtcagggaccaatcagaaggctgtcAAAGGGTCAATTGTGTACGATACAGAACCAAACTCAACCGTGGAAACGAGCTACATCGGTGTCGTCCAATCCgtgtcctcgagggccgctgtcctgcaggtttgagatgtttccctgcttcggCTCACCATCACTCGTCTTCAAAGTCTGCACGAGCTTGTGACACTGAAGCACGGaaacgtctaaaacatgcaggactggaaCTGGACAACACTGGGCTGCATGAAAGGAGcagttacgcagcgacgcagggGGGCAGAGATGCATGTTGGGAGTTTACAGCCTGTTAGAAATGATTGACTCTGGATTTCGGTCCAGATGTAGACAAATATATTCAGCCTTGCTGCTCCAGTCCAGCCTGGCTAATGTCAGTCTCTCTACTGTATGTCTCAAATGTCTGCTGGAATCCAGGCTGTTGGTAGTAATTTTGTGTTCACGGCTACTTTCAGTCTTGTTTTTAAAGAGGAAAAGGTTTTTCAAGTAGAAATGCTTTTTAATGCCGTATATTTGCTCACTAAGAAACTAAAATCtcataaaggaataaaaacaaaactaaaaacaacTCCTTTTGCCTGACCCACAAAGCAGAACCCCAAAATGTGTATTTTCTACACAATTGAGAGCAAAGAGTAGCTTTGAAATGGGTTTTTTTAGTGTCGGCGTACTACATATAAAACTCCAGCTgctaaaaaagaaacagaaaacaggtGATCTGAATCTTTCCGGTCTTTCTGTGTATAAACAATGAATACATTAGTTTAGTGCAGAAAGAGATATaagttttgatttatttttgtttaagatTTAAGATGTGAAACAGATTATATTTTACTCCTGAGGAGCGACTTCCTTTAGTTTTGTCATCAAAAGTTTACTCTCAGCCGACAGAAAAGGTTTCTATTTAACTGAATCAAGCAAACGTGTAGCACTGCTCCGTTGTTATGAAGTAAAAGTGTAAATCGTACATGTAGAAACGTGAAGTTGTGTCGTTTCAGAGAATAGCAGCTGGACAGAGGTGACGCCTCCTCAGCTGTCCGTCCCAAGAGCGGGGCACTCCATCATCGCCATAGAAACGGCCTGCATCGGCCACTTCTCAGAGGAAGGGAGTGACGGCGGCTCCGGCGGGAAATCTCTGCTGGTGTTTGGCGGCGGAGACAACGAGGGCAACTTCTACTCCGACCTGACGACCGTTTCCGTGGAGGACTTGCGGGACGCTCTTTAAGGACTGAGGCAGCGACGATCCCCAATTCCTGCTTCCTGACTGGACGTGAGATGGAGAATGACGATGTAATATGTCACGTGTTGTTTCTTATCATGTCATTTTAAGACCTGGACAAGACCAAATAATAGTTTTACTTCCCCCTGATGCGTCAAATCTCCGTGGAAGAGCCTGTACTTTCCTTTTCCACATAACAGTAATCACCCAAGTATGTCATGCTGCACTGAGGGCGATTATAACCAGGCGGTACAAAATCCTGCTTTTAGCGCTGGTTCTCGCCCACACGCTGAGTCAGCACCCTTTTAATTTGCAAGGATGAAGCAAGTTTTCATTCTTTGCACTTGAGCGGAGGGATGAATGAACCGGAGGCCCCCGCTCATTtcaatagtgtgtgtgtgtgtgctcggcTCTCTTCCCGGCCGCCTCTTGGATCGCCCCTTTTTCAATCACCGTGCTGCTGCTCCATTTTCATGACCTACATACAGTCATTTGTGGGCAGCATTAAGCACTCAAGCAGCTCCGACCCCATTTGTCCATCACATCGCATCGGTGTTCGTTCATAACTGTCATCTTTCATGCTCCAGTTAGCGTCACCTTTAAATTAAAGCATTTGTGTCTCAGGTTGGTGTTCTTGCACATAGTAGGTAACAATAAACCACAAAGACTTTTAATCTTGAACAGAGGGTCAATTACAATAATTTGAAAGACCCgaaacaaaattgaacaaaataTAAATGGTGTTAACTTGTTTGTGTTCATACATTTCTTCAGTTTTCAGGGTTAGCATCAGAAGGAAATTATAGGATTAACACGTCTTTTAGATTTTAAAAGGTCCACCTTTATTCCCAGTTTCTTGATAACTCACTTGTTCTGGTTTTTCTCCAGTATGAAGTCTCTCATTACAATTAcccaaaatattgtttttttagtcttaaaaataaacattgca
This window encodes:
- the krcp gene encoding kelch repeat-containing protein translates to MEEFGVYAVFGVNGPPQKLLSAEGACRVCVAVPPSVHQVVLFSSGPWGERICVNAELNDADRFPITIGKLTPYNKCLSWEQWEEETWTDSVTLNVTLEGGNQLNSGPEIILAVKEYTPKDVVAPLAARELNGKRKRERMTEVDSNDEGDKEEEENMSPNGSKEKNTPVQKLRGQKSSIKKLFPSGVNVSKTKGAVNGSKETQPAVGRTPPQTAARTKSRQAKTPTQTAPLAGPSGRWGQTLCPIDSQTAILIGGQGARMQFCKDPMWKLCTEDMSWVAAETLAEGPTPETRIGHTAIYDRDSRRIYVFGGSKNKKWFNDVHILDTQSWRWSMVEAQGKVPPLAYHSCSMFRGELFVLGGVFPRPNPEPDGCSDSLYIFDPQLSIWYQPIVTGDKPSPRSGHSACVMQQRYIYVFGGWDTPVCYDDMHMLDLGLMEFSAVKTSGKGPSPRSWHGSAVLSDTKFLIHGGYNGNNALSDSFIFDIENSSWTEVTPPQLSVPRAGHSIIAIETACIGHFSEEGSDGGSGGKSLLVFGGGDNEGNFYSDLTTVSVEDLRDAL